From Triticum urartu cultivar G1812 chromosome 2, Tu2.1, whole genome shotgun sequence, a single genomic window includes:
- the LOC125539727 gene encoding chaperone protein DnaJ-like isoform X1, with product MPATPAASPGCAGLPAQPPTSSLPGFEGPPSRLGVRRPAWVVRTESNVRRERPKRPDPPCTICKGTGTINCRNCFGRGRINHVDLAVLPKGEWPQWCQICGGSGLDYCHRCHGTGEYREPMGFHFTVNRK from the exons ATGCCTGCGACGCCGGCGGCCAGCCCCGGTTGCGCTGGGCTGCCGGCGCAACCTCCGACGAGCTCACTCCCCGGATTTGAAGGCCCCCCTAGCCGGCTGGGCGTTCGGAGGCCGGCATGGGTCGTCCGCACCGAG TCTAATGTTAGGAGAGAAAGACCAAAACGACCTGATCCTCCATGCACCATCTGCAAAGGCACTGGGACAATAAATTGCCGCAACTGTTTCGGTAGAG GAAGAATAAATCATGTCGATCTCGCCGTGCTCCCCAAGGGAGAATGGCCGCAATG GTGCCAAATATGCGGGGGTAGCGGCCTAGATTACTGCCACCGGTGCCATGGAACAGGTGAATATCGAGAACCCATGGGCTTTCACTTCACAGTCAATAGGAAATGA
- the LOC125539727 gene encoding protein BUNDLE SHEATH DEFECTIVE 2, chloroplastic-like isoform X2, whose product MGRPHRVVTMMQSNVRRERPKRPDPPCTICKGTGTINCRNCFGRGRINHVDLAVLPKGEWPQWCQICGGSGLDYCHRCHGTGEYREPMGFHFTVNRK is encoded by the exons ATGGGTCGTCCGCACCGAG TTGTGACCATGATGCAGTCTAATGTTAGGAGAGAAAGACCAAAACGACCTGATCCTCCATGCACCATCTGCAAAGGCACTGGGACAATAAATTGCCGCAACTGTTTCGGTAGAG GAAGAATAAATCATGTCGATCTCGCCGTGCTCCCCAAGGGAGAATGGCCGCAATG GTGCCAAATATGCGGGGGTAGCGGCCTAGATTACTGCCACCGGTGCCATGGAACAGGTGAATATCGAGAACCCATGGGCTTTCACTTCACAGTCAATAGGAAATGA